The Podarcis raffonei isolate rPodRaf1 chromosome 2, rPodRaf1.pri, whole genome shotgun sequence genome window below encodes:
- the LOC128408633 gene encoding oocyte zinc finger protein XlCOF6-like, protein MCFSHCGRMRIHRRINTGEKPFECMECGKSFTESGKLRIHQRTHTGEKPFKCIECGKSFSQNGDLRIHQRTHTGEKPFKCIECGKSFSQSGNLRIHQRTHTGEKPFKCIECGKSFSRSGDLRIHQQTHTGEKRFKCIECGKSCSRSGHLRIHQRTHTGEKPFKCIECGKSFSQSGTLRIHQQIHMGEKLFKCIECGKSFSHSGALRIHQRTHTGEKPFQCIECGKSFSQSGKLRIHQQTHTGHKPFKCVECGKSFSQSGNLRTHQLTHTGEKPFKCIECGKSFSQSGALRIHQRTHTEKPFNCMECGKSFSQSGGLRKHQLTHTGGKPQM, encoded by the coding sequence ATGTGCTTTAGTCACTGTGGAAGAATGAGGATACACCGACGAATtaacacgggggagaaaccgtttgaatgcatggagtgcggaaagagctttactgAAAGTGGtaaacttagaatacatcaacgaactcacacgggggagaaaccatttaaatgtattgaatgtggaaagagcttcagtcaaaacggagaccttagaatacatcaacgaactcacacaggggagaaaccatttaaatgcattgaatgtggaaagagcttcagtcaaagtggaaaccttagaatacatcaacgaactcacacaggggagaaaccatttaaatgtattgaatgtggaaagagtttcagtcgtagtggagaccttagaatacatcaacaaactcacacgggagagaaacggtttaaatgtattgaatgtggaaagagctgcagTCGTAGTGgtcaccttagaatacatcaacgaactcacacaggggagaaaccatttaaatgcattgaatgtggaaagagcttcagtcaaagtgggacacttagaatacatcaacaaattcacatgggggagaaactatttaaatgtattgaatgtggaaagagctttagtcatagtggagcccttagaatacatcaacgtactcacacgggggagaaaccgtttcaatgtattgaatgtggaaagagcttcagtcaaagtggaaaacttagaatacatcaacaaactcacacggggcataaaccatttaaatgtgttgaatgtggaaagagcttcagtcaaagtggaaaccttagaacacaccaactaactcacacaggggagaaaccatttaaatgcattgaatgtggaaaaagcttcagtcaaagtggagcccttagaatacatcaacgtacTCACacggagaaaccatttaattgtatggagtgtggaaagagctttagtcaaagTGGAGGCCTTAGGAAACATCAGCTAACtcacacaggggggaaaccacAGATGtag